GCCGGGATCTCCAACTTCACCGACGTCGGGGACGTCACGACTTTGGCGAACCCAGAGGTCGTGGACGAGATCCGCGTGCACGTGCAGAGCGCAAAGACGGCTCGCGGCGAGGTTCCCAAAGAGCTCTCGGGCGAGGAAGCCAAGGAGATAGAGACGTTCGGTCAGGCCGAGTAACGGGCGACCGTCGCACGTCCCGACGACAGTCGCTTCACCCCATTGAAGTCGGCCTCAAGGTCCATTGAAGTGAAACCGCAGAACCGCAGTGATTGACAAAGGAATGTGACCAACAAAGAAAGAGGAGGGAAAGAATCATGTCCGCACGAGAAAATTGGTGCGATCCGGGCCATTGGGCGGTGTTCGCCTTTGCGACCACGTCGTTCATGCTCGGGTTCGTCAACTCGAACTTCATCGGTCCGACCGCCGTCGAGATCGTCTTGCCGGTGGCGCTGATCTTCGGCGGGCTCGTACAGCTCATAGTCGCCATCCTCGAGGTGGTACGCGGCAACACGTTCGGTGCCTGCGTGTTCGGAACCTACGGGCCCTTTTGGATCATCTACGGCCTGTACGTCCCGTTCTTCGCGAGCAAGGTGAGTCCTGGGAGTGCCGGGACGGCAGTGGCGCTCTTCTTGGCCATGTTCGCCGTGCTGACCTTCTTCTTCGTCGTGGCGTCGTTCCGTACGGACTGGGTGCTCGTCGCGGTCTTCATCCTCATCGACGTGGCCCTCATTCTGCTCGCTATCGGTGCGGGGTCGGCCAATAGCACCCTGACGCATGTGGGTGGCTATGTGACGATCGCCTTCGCAGTCATCGCCTGGTACCACGCCTTTG
Above is a genomic segment from Mycobacteriales bacterium containing:
- a CDS encoding acetate uptake transporter, coding for MSARENWCDPGHWAVFAFATTSFMLGFVNSNFIGPTAVEIVLPVALIFGGLVQLIVAILEVVRGNTFGACVFGTYGPFWIIYGLYVPFFASKVSPGSAGTAVALFLAMFAVLTFFFVVASFRTDWVLVAVFILIDVALILLAIGAGSANSTLTHVGGYVTIAFAVIAWYHAFAGLVTGTFGRRPKLLPVGYIGPLHLETGNG